The following proteins come from a genomic window of Corallococcus sp. NCRR:
- a CDS encoding PTS sugar transporter subunit IIA: MVGLVIASHGRLADELVSTAEQIVGKLPAVATCNIEPGAPVEDLRAKMKQAVKAVDEGDGVIIMADLFGGTPCKESLMMCQRMNLEVLAGVNLPMLLKANSLRSEQMALSDMANQLASYGQRNITCASALLREAQQQPRT, translated from the coding sequence ATGGTCGGCCTCGTCATCGCATCGCACGGGCGTCTCGCGGATGAGCTTGTCTCTACCGCTGAACAGATCGTGGGCAAGCTGCCCGCGGTGGCGACCTGCAACATCGAGCCGGGGGCTCCCGTCGAGGACCTCCGCGCCAAGATGAAGCAGGCGGTGAAGGCCGTGGATGAAGGGGACGGCGTCATCATCATGGCCGACCTCTTCGGAGGGACCCCCTGTAAGGAATCGCTGATGATGTGTCAGCGGATGAATCTGGAAGTCCTGGCCGGCGTCAATCTGCCCATGCTGCTGAAGGCCAATTCGCTCCGTTCGGAGCAGATGGCCCTGTCGGACATGGCCAACCAGCTGGCGTCGTACGGCCAGCGCAACATCACCTGTGCATCCGCCCTGCTTCGCGAGGCCCAGCAGCAGCCGCGAACTTGA
- a CDS encoding NAD+ kinase encodes MFEKVVLVTRKTRLADLVVRFNTKKQAKFYVEHNGQDFHGFEAEDDTYRRAVDGLRSQLDVGLPVQQVDRSLVPTFLFTGKEVVVAVGQDGLVANVAKYVGSQPLVGVNPDPERFDGVLLPFLPRDARGAVLRTLEGRARMRQVQLAEARLQDGQRLLAFNDLFIGARTHVSARYQVRYGGKEESQSSSGVLVSTGAGSSGWLSSVFALAQGLTRCTGGTPGKPWTLGWEDARLAFVVREPFVSRHSGADIVGGFVTAQAELVLESRMPQGGVIFSDGMEEDFLTFGAGATARIRPAEQRARLVVH; translated from the coding sequence ATGTTCGAGAAGGTCGTCCTCGTCACACGCAAGACGCGGCTGGCGGACCTGGTGGTCCGCTTCAACACGAAGAAGCAGGCGAAGTTCTACGTGGAGCACAACGGCCAGGACTTCCACGGCTTCGAGGCCGAGGACGACACCTACCGCCGCGCGGTGGACGGCCTGCGCTCGCAGCTGGACGTGGGGCTGCCGGTGCAGCAGGTGGACCGCTCGCTCGTACCCACCTTCCTCTTCACCGGCAAGGAGGTGGTGGTGGCGGTGGGGCAGGACGGGCTCGTCGCCAACGTGGCCAAGTACGTGGGCAGCCAGCCGCTCGTGGGCGTGAACCCGGATCCGGAGCGCTTCGACGGCGTGCTCCTGCCCTTCCTCCCGCGCGACGCCCGGGGCGCCGTGCTCAGGACCCTGGAGGGCCGCGCGAGGATGCGCCAGGTGCAACTGGCGGAGGCGCGGCTCCAGGACGGCCAGCGGCTGCTCGCCTTCAACGACCTGTTCATCGGCGCGCGCACGCACGTGTCCGCCCGCTACCAGGTCCGCTACGGCGGCAAGGAGGAGTCGCAGTCCTCCAGCGGCGTGCTCGTGTCCACGGGCGCGGGCTCCAGCGGGTGGCTGTCATCCGTGTTCGCGCTCGCGCAGGGGCTCACCCGCTGCACGGGCGGCACGCCGGGGAAGCCCTGGACGCTCGGCTGGGAGGACGCGCGGCTCGCCTTCGTCGTGCGCGAGCCCTTCGTCAGCCGTCACTCCGGCGCGGACATCGTCGGCGGCTTCGTCACCGCCCAGGCGGAGCTGGTGCTCGAGTCCCGCATGCCTCAAGGCGGCGTCATCTTCAGCGACGGCATGGAGGAGGACTTCCTCACCTTCGGCGCGGGCGCCACCGCCCGCATCCGTCCCGCCGAGCAGAGGGCTCGCCTGGTCGTCCACTGA
- a CDS encoding SPFH domain-containing protein: MFIGYMKSTPTTYVMQYRDGEVVREGAGLSFLYWKPATTLVAVPLSSSDVPFAFNEVTRDFQPVTIQGQLTYRVEDPRRLAGLLDYSITPGGRHRSDDPEKLADRLVQAAQVRARAVVQSLSLREVLVQSDLLEARVLAALAEAESVKSLGVHVMAFSVLSIQPTPEMARALEAAAREGLQREADEAIYARRNAAVEQERRIKESELATELVVEERQRQIREAKMAADIAVEEQRAALMERWAQNERQSADARAYTLEKTLEPVKNVDWKTLLATSANGGDPALHIALAFREMGENAQRIGELNVSPDLLRSLLPPDVNAGPRSGPKPNKPGRADVQHFDR, translated from the coding sequence ATGTTCATCGGGTACATGAAGTCAACGCCGACCACGTACGTGATGCAGTACCGGGACGGCGAGGTGGTCCGTGAGGGCGCGGGCCTGTCGTTCCTCTATTGGAAACCCGCGACGACGCTGGTGGCGGTGCCCCTGTCCAGCTCGGACGTCCCGTTCGCCTTCAATGAGGTCACCCGGGACTTCCAGCCGGTGACGATTCAAGGGCAGCTGACGTACCGGGTGGAGGACCCTCGGAGGCTCGCGGGGCTGTTGGACTACTCCATCACCCCGGGCGGGCGTCACCGCTCGGACGACCCGGAGAAGCTGGCGGACCGGCTGGTGCAGGCCGCGCAGGTGCGCGCCCGCGCGGTGGTGCAGTCCCTGAGCCTGCGCGAGGTGCTGGTGCAGTCCGACCTCCTGGAGGCCCGGGTGCTGGCGGCGCTGGCGGAGGCCGAATCCGTGAAGTCGCTGGGCGTGCACGTGATGGCCTTCTCCGTGCTCTCCATCCAGCCCACGCCGGAGATGGCGCGCGCCCTGGAGGCCGCCGCGCGCGAAGGGCTCCAGCGGGAAGCGGACGAGGCCATCTACGCCCGCCGCAACGCGGCCGTGGAGCAGGAGCGCCGCATCAAGGAGAGCGAGCTGGCCACGGAGCTGGTGGTGGAGGAGCGCCAGCGCCAGATTCGCGAGGCGAAGATGGCCGCGGACATCGCGGTGGAGGAGCAGCGCGCCGCCCTCATGGAGCGCTGGGCCCAGAACGAGCGCCAGTCCGCGGACGCGCGCGCGTACACCCTGGAGAAGACGCTGGAGCCGGTGAAGAACGTGGATTGGAAGACGCTGCTGGCCACGTCCGCCAACGGCGGCGACCCCGCGCTCCACATCGCCCTGGCCTTCCGCGAGATGGGCGAGAACGCCCAGCGCATCGGCGAGCTCAACGTGTCGCCGGACCTGCTGCGCTCACTGCTGCCCCCGGACGTGAACGCGGGACCCCGCTCGGGCCCCAAGCCGAACAAGCCCGGCCGCGCGGACGTCCAGCACTTCGACCGCTGA
- a CDS encoding general secretion pathway protein GspE, producing the protein MTRKLGEQLILDGVLTPEVLSRALARQKETGLKLGECLVRLGVDETPVLRLLAQELKTRFVSTEKLAQAKVDAALLEKVPVRLAEGFDFMPLRLVQDALYVAISEPQRQRALEEIAKTVGVAQVLPFVAVRRSIRAAIRKHYYADAHAFEHPPEDLACPHCGASCKPGDFQCARCELLLVRSVEDLPPRDNVSLVRALLTSPEQTGARGVPRPPQQEATRVVTFQAQAKGPPVRPVIVAGLDLVNRPLSPFEAYVLSFVDGRTALSDMALITKVTELELRAVFESLSERGVTKLVGTLASAEVAFTGDGVPAFGRSEPKTVPSAAKAVARAPGAKTQAPMPSVSLASALTSKPPPVAPAPVARKEDAQEEVLQRVVRLEQAGKLAEALDLLERSIGLLPKPAPLYNRMGMILLNHQRDYERASAFFQKASDLEPENSVYTMNLYSVLALNAEATNAGQKKPRR; encoded by the coding sequence ATGACGCGCAAGCTCGGGGAGCAGTTGATCCTGGATGGAGTGCTGACGCCGGAGGTGCTGTCCCGGGCGCTCGCGCGGCAGAAGGAGACGGGGCTGAAGCTGGGCGAGTGCCTGGTGCGGCTGGGCGTGGACGAGACGCCGGTGTTGCGGCTGCTCGCGCAGGAGCTGAAGACGCGCTTCGTGTCCACGGAGAAGCTGGCGCAGGCGAAGGTGGACGCGGCGCTCCTGGAGAAGGTGCCGGTGCGGCTGGCGGAGGGCTTCGACTTCATGCCGCTGCGGCTGGTGCAGGACGCGCTGTATGTGGCCATCTCCGAGCCGCAGCGGCAGCGGGCGTTGGAGGAGATCGCGAAGACGGTGGGCGTGGCGCAGGTGCTGCCGTTCGTGGCGGTGCGCAGGTCCATCCGCGCGGCCATCCGCAAGCACTACTACGCGGACGCGCACGCCTTCGAGCACCCGCCGGAGGACCTGGCGTGTCCGCACTGTGGCGCGTCGTGCAAGCCGGGGGACTTCCAGTGCGCGCGCTGCGAGCTGCTGCTCGTGAGGAGCGTGGAGGACCTGCCGCCCCGGGACAACGTGTCGCTGGTGCGCGCGCTGCTCACGAGCCCGGAGCAGACGGGAGCGCGCGGCGTGCCCCGTCCGCCGCAGCAGGAGGCGACGCGGGTGGTGACGTTCCAGGCGCAGGCGAAGGGGCCGCCGGTGCGGCCGGTCATCGTGGCGGGGCTGGACCTGGTGAACCGGCCGCTGAGCCCATTCGAGGCGTACGTGCTGTCGTTCGTGGACGGGCGCACGGCGCTGTCGGACATGGCGCTCATCACGAAGGTGACGGAGCTGGAGCTGCGCGCGGTGTTCGAGTCGCTGTCGGAGCGCGGCGTGACGAAGCTGGTGGGCACGCTGGCGTCGGCGGAGGTGGCGTTCACGGGGGATGGCGTGCCCGCGTTCGGGCGGAGTGAGCCGAAGACCGTGCCTTCGGCCGCGAAGGCGGTGGCCCGTGCTCCGGGAGCCAAGACACAGGCGCCGATGCCTTCGGTGTCGCTGGCCTCGGCGCTGACGTCGAAGCCGCCTCCGGTGGCGCCGGCTCCGGTGGCCCGGAAGGAGGACGCGCAGGAGGAGGTGCTCCAGCGAGTGGTGCGGCTGGAGCAGGCGGGGAAGCTGGCGGAGGCGCTGGACCTGCTGGAGCGCAGCATCGGGCTGTTGCCGAAGCCCGCGCCGCTCTACAACCGCATGGGGATGATCCTCCTGAACCACCAGCGCGACTACGAACGCGCCAGTGCGTTCTTCCAGAAGGCCTCGGACCTGGAGCCGGAGAACAGCGTCTACACAATGAACCTGTACTCCGTGCTGGCGCTCAACGCCGAAGCCACGAACGCGGGACAGAAGAAGCCCCGGCGTTGA
- a CDS encoding class I SAM-dependent methyltransferase, producing MPSPSESYLLDFHARLAGVTSKWFGQAPVRWDGETAPSTYALLEAVVPLDARPLAVLDLACGDGYLLELLARRKQPGLYLLGLDMSEHELVAARTRLNGAATLFQGRAQSLPFGDASVDVVLSHLALMLMDDVETVLAELRRVLKPGGRVSIVVGGDLVSGNALEVFAGFMKNAAAVPPTRLGDARVRSADGLRTLFAKGFVDVTVRSLSVQGDGSPSEVWESLLTTYDADRLSPAAQASLKASFTQAVEPLRRSDGSVPLRWGMRQLTAIRTP from the coding sequence ATGCCCTCCCCTTCCGAGTCGTACCTGCTGGACTTCCACGCGCGCCTCGCGGGCGTGACTTCGAAGTGGTTCGGACAGGCGCCCGTGCGGTGGGATGGAGAGACAGCGCCTTCGACCTATGCGCTGCTGGAGGCGGTCGTGCCTCTCGATGCGCGGCCACTGGCGGTGCTCGACCTGGCTTGTGGGGATGGGTATCTGCTGGAGTTGCTCGCTCGGAGGAAGCAGCCCGGGCTGTATTTGCTGGGGCTCGATATGAGTGAGCACGAGCTTGTTGCGGCGCGAACTCGACTGAATGGCGCTGCGACACTGTTCCAGGGACGGGCGCAGTCGCTTCCGTTCGGAGATGCCAGCGTCGATGTCGTGTTGAGCCACCTGGCGCTCATGCTGATGGACGATGTGGAGACCGTGCTCGCGGAGCTGCGGCGCGTGCTGAAGCCGGGTGGACGGGTGTCCATCGTCGTGGGTGGAGACCTGGTGTCGGGCAATGCGTTGGAGGTGTTCGCCGGATTCATGAAGAACGCGGCGGCGGTTCCTCCCACGCGGCTTGGCGACGCTCGGGTCCGCTCCGCGGACGGACTGCGGACACTCTTCGCAAAGGGCTTCGTGGACGTCACGGTGCGGTCCCTCTCCGTGCAGGGCGATGGCTCGCCGAGCGAGGTCTGGGAGTCGCTGCTCACGACGTATGACGCGGACCGCCTGTCCCCGGCGGCCCAGGCGTCGCTCAAGGCCTCGTTTACTCAGGCCGTGGAGCCGCTGCGGCGCTCGGATGGCAGCGTTCCGCTGCGGTGGGGCATGCGGCAGCTGACCGCGATCCGGACGCCCTGA
- a CDS encoding ATPase, T2SS/T4P/T4SS family yields the protein MTTLSPESEAPATPEAVFASLLQKLGEAGRAPSGAAASPRTPEALAAALFDIAGRAGAAMFSVWAADDTDSVVDEDDGDEARAETGGRVINAGITLFFIEKDTPGTVGLLGAERVPVRQPMAYELYRPLGKALTEYAKRGADPVMPDRGHVAFPVGAVDPDLEFRVSFREDALGTWTTALARDRETRQAYPSITSLPLSAEAAVFLKGLFNRLDKTLFNGQVVLLTGASNTGRSTTLRAVMDALPDNVHALAAVEEPKGGPGGAIGVVKVGGELKLVQALRSFLRQDPDLVFADEVRTLEDMRMLCTASQTGHATVCVLEAKTPEEGYAWLTEAMPGTPVHSLIVHHTRDAAGALAMTLHETKPTEDGDTLHVVPWTPAA from the coding sequence ATGACGACGCTGAGCCCGGAGTCCGAAGCCCCCGCCACGCCGGAAGCCGTGTTCGCCAGCCTGCTCCAGAAGCTGGGCGAAGCAGGCCGGGCGCCGTCCGGAGCGGCCGCATCGCCGAGGACGCCGGAGGCATTGGCCGCGGCCCTCTTCGACATCGCGGGCAGGGCAGGAGCGGCGATGTTCTCCGTCTGGGCGGCGGATGACACGGACAGCGTCGTGGACGAGGACGACGGCGACGAAGCCCGAGCGGAGACGGGCGGCCGGGTGATCAACGCGGGCATCACGCTGTTCTTCATCGAGAAGGACACGCCGGGCACGGTGGGCTTGCTGGGCGCGGAGCGGGTGCCGGTGCGTCAGCCCATGGCATACGAGCTGTACCGGCCGCTGGGGAAGGCGCTGACGGAGTACGCGAAGCGGGGCGCGGATCCGGTGATGCCGGACCGGGGCCATGTGGCCTTCCCGGTGGGCGCGGTGGATCCAGACCTCGAGTTCCGCGTGTCGTTCCGCGAAGACGCACTGGGTACCTGGACCACGGCGCTGGCGAGGGACCGGGAGACGCGCCAAGCGTACCCGAGCATCACCAGTCTCCCGCTCTCCGCGGAAGCGGCGGTGTTCCTCAAGGGGCTCTTCAACCGCCTGGACAAGACGCTGTTCAACGGCCAGGTGGTGCTGCTCACGGGAGCCTCCAACACGGGCCGCAGCACGACCCTGCGCGCCGTGATGGACGCGCTGCCGGACAACGTGCACGCGCTGGCGGCGGTGGAGGAGCCGAAGGGCGGACCCGGTGGAGCGATTGGCGTCGTGAAGGTGGGAGGGGAGCTGAAGCTGGTGCAGGCGCTGCGTTCATTCCTGCGGCAGGACCCGGACCTCGTCTTCGCGGACGAGGTGCGCACGCTGGAGGACATGCGGATGCTCTGCACCGCGTCGCAGACAGGACACGCCACGGTCTGCGTCCTGGAAGCGAAGACCCCCGAGGAGGGCTACGCCTGGCTGACGGAGGCCATGCCTGGGACTCCCGTCCACTCGCTCATCGTGCATCACACGCGCGACGCGGCGGGGGCTCTCGCGATGACGCTCCACGAGACGAAGCCCACGGAGGACGGCGACACGCTGCACGTCGTTCCGTGGACGCCGGCCGCGTGA
- a CDS encoding imm11 family protein produces the protein MFRRLTNALRRLWHRPSESSPPDRQSLPGGTEPTVASPRRSRASVAEETSPPVRTSRPRRQAVRIVAHGAAPHVSNRKTARRAGVTHPRFYDLHDDFRAPGRWEPGDPLDLEDKEVGDVWMFTAGRPVNPPGPLHIPNEQRAAPLDFSLAGAGLTPVVHPRVAAVFARLAPEDVQLIPVDIEGQPEPYFLVVATRLIRCVDEPACLELHRYGPGDGVPSRVGQYRSVRGLRIDPAQVGRARVFRPWGWPVTLVVSEVVKEALEKEGVTGARFTPVTDTRH, from the coding sequence ATGTTCAGGCGTCTCACCAACGCGCTGCGACGGCTGTGGCACCGCCCCTCCGAAAGCAGCCCCCCGGACCGGCAGAGTCTGCCCGGCGGTACCGAACCCACCGTCGCCTCGCCCCGGCGCTCGCGCGCGTCGGTCGCGGAGGAGACCTCGCCTCCGGTCCGCACCAGCCGCCCGCGCCGCCAGGCCGTCCGCATCGTCGCGCACGGGGCCGCCCCGCACGTCAGCAACCGCAAGACGGCCCGCCGCGCCGGCGTCACGCATCCGCGTTTCTACGACCTGCACGACGACTTCCGCGCCCCCGGCCGCTGGGAGCCCGGTGACCCGCTGGACCTGGAGGACAAGGAGGTGGGCGACGTGTGGATGTTCACCGCCGGGCGCCCCGTCAATCCGCCCGGGCCCCTCCACATCCCCAATGAGCAAAGGGCCGCCCCGCTGGACTTCAGCCTCGCTGGCGCCGGCCTCACCCCCGTGGTGCACCCGCGCGTCGCCGCCGTGTTCGCGCGCCTGGCGCCGGAGGACGTGCAGCTCATCCCCGTGGACATCGAGGGACAGCCGGAGCCGTACTTCCTCGTCGTCGCCACGCGCCTCATCCGCTGCGTGGATGAACCCGCCTGCCTGGAGCTCCACCGCTATGGCCCCGGCGACGGCGTCCCCTCGCGCGTGGGCCAGTACCGCTCCGTCCGGGGCCTGCGAATCGACCCCGCCCAGGTGGGCCGCGCCCGCGTGTTCCGCCCCTGGGGCTGGCCCGTCACCCTCGTCGTCTCCGAGGTCGTGAAGGAGGCCCTGGAGAAGGAGGGCGTCACGGGCGCGCGCTTCACGCCCGTCACCGACACCCGGCACTGA
- the rapZ gene encoding RNase adapter RapZ, translating to MSGSGKSTAIRALEDAGFFCIDNLPVLLLPKLTELAGGGNIERMALVIDAREGVFLKDAPRVLAEVRRAGHQVDVLFLDASDDSLMRRFSETRRRHPLAPDGTVAEGIHREREALKDLRELADQVIDSSALNVHDLKRMVQGRFSPEPTTGPSLSIMSFGYRYGVPPQADLVFDVRFLPNPYFVPELKGLTGKNPKVSGYVLEREETQAFLEKVVDLCRFLFPRYQKEGKAYLTVALGCTGGKHRSVALAAEMVRRLSTDYGRVQLWDRDIEKE from the coding sequence ATGTCAGGTTCCGGTAAGTCCACCGCCATCCGCGCGCTGGAGGACGCCGGTTTCTTCTGCATCGACAACCTGCCGGTGCTCCTGTTGCCCAAGCTCACGGAGCTCGCGGGCGGCGGCAACATCGAGCGCATGGCGCTGGTCATCGACGCGCGCGAGGGCGTCTTCCTCAAGGACGCGCCGCGCGTGCTCGCGGAGGTGCGCCGCGCGGGCCACCAGGTGGACGTGCTCTTCCTGGACGCCAGCGACGACAGCCTCATGCGCCGCTTCAGCGAGACGCGCCGCCGCCACCCGCTGGCCCCGGATGGCACGGTGGCCGAGGGCATCCACCGGGAGCGCGAGGCGCTGAAGGACCTGCGGGAGCTGGCGGACCAGGTCATCGACTCGTCGGCGCTCAACGTGCACGACCTGAAGCGCATGGTGCAGGGGCGCTTCAGCCCGGAGCCCACGACGGGGCCCAGCCTGTCCATCATGTCCTTCGGCTACCGGTACGGCGTGCCGCCGCAGGCGGACCTGGTGTTCGACGTGCGCTTCCTGCCGAACCCGTACTTCGTGCCGGAGCTCAAGGGGCTCACGGGCAAGAACCCGAAGGTGTCCGGGTACGTGCTGGAGCGCGAGGAGACGCAGGCGTTCCTGGAGAAGGTCGTGGACCTCTGCCGGTTCCTGTTCCCGCGCTACCAGAAGGAGGGCAAGGCGTACCTCACGGTGGCGCTGGGGTGCACGGGCGGCAAGCACCGCTCGGTGGCGCTGGCGGCGGAGATGGTGCGCCGGCTGTCCACGGACTACGGCCGCGTGCAGTTGTGGGACCGGGACATCGAGAAGGAGTAG
- the hprK gene encoding HPr(Ser) kinase/phosphatase, producing MKSIRISQLLEDQGHDLRLTLMAGTQGLARTVDSSRIQKPGLALAGFTEHLHPHRVQVFGNTEISYLATLPEDAQHASLAKLFSEEDLACVVVTKALDVPRALVDACEAAGLSLMKTPLLSSEFIQRVQSFLEDALTESSSLHGVLMDVFGVGILLLGKSGIGKSEIALDLVMRGHRLVADDIVDVTRRKGAVYGAGNPVIKHHMEIRGLGIINIKDLFGVSAVREQKKIELVIELQEWDPHQEYDRLGVEDKHLQIVGVDIPLSVVPVRPGRNMATIVEVAARNQLLKLQGHHSAREFAERLNRAIAQGAMRRTLGEEVE from the coding sequence ATGAAATCCATTCGCATCTCCCAGCTCCTCGAGGACCAGGGCCACGACCTGCGGCTGACCCTGATGGCGGGCACCCAGGGGCTGGCTCGCACGGTGGACTCCTCGCGCATCCAGAAGCCGGGCCTGGCGCTGGCGGGCTTCACCGAGCACCTCCACCCGCACCGCGTCCAGGTCTTCGGCAACACCGAAATCTCCTACCTGGCCACCCTGCCGGAGGACGCGCAGCACGCGTCCCTGGCCAAACTCTTCAGCGAAGAGGACCTGGCGTGCGTGGTGGTCACCAAGGCGCTGGACGTGCCGCGTGCACTGGTGGACGCCTGCGAGGCGGCGGGCCTGTCGCTGATGAAGACGCCGCTGCTCTCCAGCGAGTTCATCCAGCGGGTGCAGAGCTTCCTGGAGGACGCGCTCACGGAGTCCAGCAGCCTGCACGGCGTGCTGATGGACGTCTTCGGCGTGGGCATCCTGCTCTTGGGCAAGAGCGGCATCGGCAAGAGTGAAATCGCCCTGGACCTGGTGATGCGCGGCCACCGGCTGGTGGCGGACGACATCGTGGACGTCACCCGGCGCAAGGGGGCCGTCTACGGCGCGGGCAATCCGGTCATCAAGCACCACATGGAGATTCGCGGACTGGGCATCATCAACATCAAGGACCTCTTCGGAGTGTCCGCCGTCCGGGAACAGAAGAAGATTGAGCTTGTGATTGAACTGCAGGAATGGGATCCGCACCAGGAGTACGACCGGCTGGGCGTGGAGGACAAGCACCTGCAGATCGTTGGCGTGGACATCCCCCTGTCGGTCGTCCCGGTGCGTCCTGGACGCAACATGGCCACCATCGTGGAGGTGGCCGCGCGCAACCAGTTGTTGAAGCTTCAGGGCCACCATTCGGCGCGAGAGTTCGCCGAGCGACTCAATCGAGCCATCGCCCAGGGGGCGATGCGCCGCACCTTGGGAGAAGAGGTCGAGTGA
- a CDS encoding histidine triad nucleotide-binding protein: MPESDCLFCKIRDGLIPAKVVYQDENCLAFEDINPQAPTHVLFIPRKHIPTVNDVTAEDRELVGSLYVGAAKLARERGHADTGYRVVMNTQRDAGQTVFHIHLHLLAGRTLHWPPG, translated from the coding sequence ATGCCCGAATCCGACTGCCTCTTCTGCAAGATTCGCGATGGCCTCATCCCGGCGAAGGTCGTCTACCAGGACGAAAACTGCCTGGCCTTCGAGGACATCAACCCCCAGGCCCCCACCCACGTGCTGTTCATCCCGCGCAAGCACATCCCCACGGTGAACGACGTCACGGCGGAGGACCGGGAGCTGGTGGGCAGCCTCTACGTCGGCGCGGCGAAGCTGGCGCGCGAGCGGGGCCACGCGGACACGGGCTACCGCGTGGTGATGAACACCCAGCGCGACGCGGGCCAGACGGTGTTCCACATCCACCTGCACCTGCTCGCGGGCCGCACCCTGCACTGGCCGCCGGGCTAA
- a CDS encoding YoaK family protein, translating into MFSAQSSPRSRRAYSLLAVLLASVAGAVNAMGFVALGAHASHMSGNMATLGESLAQGRWETARLPAQLMAVFVAGAFCATVLLDASRHRERGRHVAALGVEVLVLGGVGVGLASGPDTRAPELLWGFAFAMGLQNALVTRVSGAVVRTTHVTGMLTDIGIQLVQMLAWVRDGLRGENAQGLWHRVRRLPSAVEFERTRLHLGLVLAFLVGCTLGPYLFLRHGAVTLVLPCAVLGALAALDARLAVKPTPSSTAPGR; encoded by the coding sequence ATGTTCAGCGCCCAGTCGTCGCCCCGGTCCCGCCGCGCCTACTCCCTGCTCGCCGTGCTGCTGGCGTCCGTGGCCGGCGCGGTCAACGCCATGGGGTTCGTGGCGCTGGGCGCGCACGCGTCCCACATGTCCGGGAACATGGCCACGCTGGGCGAGTCCCTGGCCCAGGGCCGCTGGGAGACGGCGCGGCTGCCCGCGCAGCTGATGGCGGTGTTCGTCGCCGGGGCCTTCTGCGCCACGGTGCTGCTGGACGCCTCGCGGCACCGCGAGCGGGGCCGTCACGTGGCCGCGCTGGGGGTGGAGGTGCTCGTGCTGGGGGGCGTGGGCGTGGGCCTCGCGTCCGGGCCGGACACGCGCGCGCCGGAGCTGCTCTGGGGCTTCGCCTTCGCCATGGGGCTGCAGAACGCGCTCGTCACGCGGGTGTCCGGCGCGGTGGTGCGCACCACGCACGTGACGGGGATGCTCACGGACATCGGCATCCAGTTGGTGCAGATGCTGGCGTGGGTGCGCGACGGCCTCCGCGGGGAGAACGCGCAGGGGCTGTGGCACCGCGTGCGGCGCCTGCCCTCCGCCGTGGAGTTCGAGCGCACGCGGCTGCACCTGGGCCTGGTGCTGGCGTTCCTCGTGGGCTGCACGCTGGGCCCCTACCTGTTCCTGCGCCACGGGGCCGTGACGCTGGTGCTGCCGTGCGCGGTGCTGGGCGCGCTGGCCGCCCTGGACGCGCGGCTGGCCGTCAAGCCCACGCCGTCCTCCACCGCGCCGGGCCGCTAG